GTGCTGAAGGCGAAGCTTGTGGTCGCCTGGCAGCGGGTCCGGTACATTGACCTGCCTCGCCAACTGATGGATTCCAACTTATGCCGGTATCAATAGTGTATGTAGTCCAAGCCTCGGCAAGCACAGAGAGGGCTTGATTGGAAGTGACAAAGTCCTGCTAATCAGCCTCGGTTAAAAGTCGATCCAGTCCGCTCGTAGCGCAGCATTTTGTATGCAGCCAAGAACCGATCTGCGAGCTCACGCCGCGCATCCGCACTTGCCCAACCTTGAGCTTGCATAAGCTCATCGAATTCAGGGATATCCATATCCGCTCCATGCCCGTACGCAATCTGAACCGCGCTATAAAACCGGTCTTGATCCAGCGGATGCGTGCCACGGTCTCCCCTGTTGGCGGCAGTGGAGAAACGCAGGAAGGCATCCTTCACCTCGGCAGGAATTGTCATGCCCCCAAGATAAAGTGCCTTGGGGGGCGGCATCGCTCAATCTGCGGCCTGCTGTTCAAGCAGTCAAAACCACTCGGGAACCCTTAAACATCTCTCAAATCGTCGTAGTGATCAACGTCGTACCCACAGGCGGCCAGAAGGGCAAACCGTAGGCCTTCGTGGCTGAGATGGCCTGCGCCGACGAGTTTCATGATGAGGGTTTTGGTTTCCTGTGACCATTTGGGGAACTCGCCATTCCATTGCAGCGTGATCTCCATGGTCAGGAGGGCTGTGCGCTTGTTGGCGTCGGAGAAACCATGGTTATTGGCGATCAGGTATCCCAGCGCAGCAACCTTCCAGAAGAATGTGGGGTACAGGTCCTCACCGCCGATACCCCGCGTAGGAGCGGCCAGAGCGCTTTCAACCTGTCCCTGGTCTTTGAACCCTTGAGTGCCGCCGAAGTCTTCTAGGGTCTGATCGTGGAGTAGATAAACAAAATCAAGGGACGGATACCTCCGTCCCCTATGCTTGTAACTATAGCGGGGCACTTAGCTCAGGCCAGTGCCTTCATCGCTTCCGCGTTTTTGCGCAGTAGAGTGGTGATCTGCTTCTTTGCCTGCTTCGCCGTTTGCGGGGCAGCCAATGCAACCGTTTTGGTGTCAATGCGCGGGGTCTTTTTCTGGGTCACGGGGTGCCTCCTCAGCTCTGGCGTTCTAGACAGGATACTAATCCGTTGGGATTCAAAATACTAGTAATTTGGTTACCACTTTCCCCGGTTCTGGCAACTTAATCGCATTAGGCTGATAGTTTGTGCCTGACCGCAAACCCTACCGACACCCTGGGCTTCAAGAAACCGAGACGGGCACAAGAATTTCTAGCCCTGCATGCCCGCATTTCGAACCTTCACCAGCACACCCGAACCACTGTCCCCGCGCTCAATCGAAGAACGCATCAATCGCAGGCCCACCGGGCCTGGCAACAT
This is a stretch of genomic DNA from Deinococcus humi. It encodes these proteins:
- a CDS encoding type II toxin-antitoxin system death-on-curing family toxin; its protein translation is MPRYSYKHRGRRYPSLDFVYLLHDQTLEDFGGTQGFKDQGQVESALAAPTRGIGGEDLYPTFFWKVAALGYLIANNHGFSDANKRTALLTMEITLQWNGEFPKWSQETKTLIMKLVGAGHLSHEGLRFALLAACGYDVDHYDDLRDV